CGCCGTCGCGGGCGGCCTCCACTGCCGCGACGAGAGCGGCATGGCGGCGTTCTGCGGCGACGCCGTAGCAGACCCCGTCACGGGACTCGTCGGGGCGTTGGCGGTGCTCCGCTGCCTCGCCGAAGGGGGCGGGCACCTTCTGGATGTCTCCCTGAGCGGCGCCGCTGCTTGGGCGGCGGCCGGCGGCGAACCGGATCCGCGACAGCACGGGATTACCGTCGATCGCTCCGGCGAGGGTTGGGTCGTGCACCAAGGCGACCTCGTGGAACCCGTCGCCGCCCGCCCCCCAACTCTCGACTGGGTCTGAACAGGTTCGCTCTCAGCCATGCACGACCCGGCCGCAGACCACGGTGGCGATCACCGCCGGCGGACCCTCCGCAGCTGCCACCTTCGCAACAGGTGAAGGCAGGATCGCGAGGTCCGCCACCTCACCGACCTTCACCCGTCGCGGCATGGCAGGTTCCGCGCCCGTCCCCAACCACCAGCTGAGCGCTTCAGGAAGCCCGACGCGCTCCTGTGGGCCGAGACGGGCTCCCGATGCTGTGCGCCGCGACACCGCCGCCCGGATGGCCGCCCAGGGGTCGCTGCCGCCGAAAGGGGCATCAGTGCCGGCAGCAACCGCAACCCCTGCTCGCGACAAGGAACCCGCGCGCCAGAGGTTCTCCGATTCGTTGGGCTCGACCGATCGGAGGTATTCGTCACCCCGCTCGGAAACGAAGTTCGGCTGGGTCACGACCGTCACGCCGAGCCGCTTGAGTTGCGGGATGATCTCGAACGGGATTACCGCGCCGTGCTCGATGCGGTCGTGTCCGAAGGGGCCGCCGGCCTCCTCGAGTGCCACGAGGGCCAGGACCAGTTGCGTCCGCGTGACGCAGTGGACCGCGACTGGCCGGCCGCCCCTGTGCGCGCAGCGGAAGGTCCGCGACAGTGACCCGATGGCCGGTAGATCGAAGTCGTCGAGGATCACCTTGACGGCTCCGGCCGAGACCCGATCGCACCCGGCCGGCCCGCCGCCGGCGGCGGGCCCGGCGACATCGGGCCCGGCGGAATCGGCATCCGCCCGGACCATCAGGTGCAGGCGCTGGCAGACCACACCGTCGGAGGCCGACGCCGCCAGCAGCCTCGTGTCAGCGTCGCTGCGTTCCGGGGTCGCGTCGGTCCAACCGGTCACGCCGAGAGCCGCCGCCTCACGGCTCAGTTCACCGAGGCGATCCGTCAGCTCGCGCTCGGGCAGCGCGACCGTCCTCGCCGAGAGCCACGCGTCCATTCGCCAAAGCCGGCCAGTGGGACGTCCCCTGCTGTCGCGTTCGATCCCTTGCCCGTACTCCGAGTCAGCTCCCACGATCTCGAGCGCGGGCGAGTTCAAAACCCACAGAACGCCGCTGCGGTGCTGCACCCTGAGCGGCCGGTCGGGGACCAAGCGGTCCAACACCTCCCGCTCGAGGTCGCCCGCGACCGACTCGTGGTAGCCGACGGCGCGTATCCATCCGGCATCGGCGGTCCGGCGCGCGCGACCGAGTGCCTCCGCGAGCCCAGCGAGATCGGTGACCTCTGGCGGCCCGACCACGACAGATGACAGCGACGCAGCAAGCGCACGCAGATGAATGTGGTGGTCGTGAAGACCTGGGATGAGCCATCCGCCGGCGGCGTCGAGCTCCTCCTGGCCGGCTTCCCGCCCAATGGCGGCGTCGATCTCCGCTATCCGCCCTCCAGCAATCCGGACATCGACTGGTTTGCCGTCGGGCCGATCTCCCAACCGTGTCCGCCGGATCACAAGGTCGCCGCGCACCGCTCGCAATGTACGCTCCGTGCGATGGTCGAGCCCGTGCCGTTCGACGAGGCCGCGGCCCTCATCGGCGCCGTCCGGTCCGGGTCGGCAGGCGCCGAGGCGATCCCGGACCCTCCCGTCGTCGTCGTGGATCTGGACACGCGGCCGGTGAAGGGCGAGACAAGCGGAGAACCACTGCGACCGCCGGCTATGTGGCCATGCGTGGTCATCGCCGTCAGCACCAACGCAACCCAGCCACCCGGCGGCGCCGACGTCTACCTCAGCGCGGCAGCGGCTCGGATCGATCCTTTGGCAGGGCCGCTCCGGGACCTCGGCACTATCGCAGCGGCGATCGCCGAATGCCCGCAAGCCGCTACGACCCTGGCGCAGGTGCTGCGGATCCACAGCGGAG
This portion of the Acidimicrobiales bacterium genome encodes:
- a CDS encoding amidohydrolase family protein, which encodes MRGDLVIRRTRLGDRPDGKPVDVRIAGGRIAEIDAAIGREAGQEELDAAGGWLIPGLHDHHIHLRALAASLSSVVVGPPEVTDLAGLAEALGRARRTADAGWIRAVGYHESVAGDLEREVLDRLVPDRPLRVQHRSGVLWVLNSPALEIVGADSEYGQGIERDSRGRPTGRLWRMDAWLSARTVALPERELTDRLGELSREAAALGVTGWTDATPERSDADTRLLAASASDGVVCQRLHLMVRADADSAGPDVAGPAAGGGPAGCDRVSAGAVKVILDDFDLPAIGSLSRTFRCAHRGGRPVAVHCVTRTQLVLALVALEEAGGPFGHDRIEHGAVIPFEIIPQLKRLGVTVVTQPNFVSERGDEYLRSVEPNESENLWRAGSLSRAGVAVAAGTDAPFGGSDPWAAIRAAVSRRTASGARLGPQERVGLPEALSWWLGTGAEPAMPRRVKVGEVADLAILPSPVAKVAAAEGPPAVIATVVCGRVVHG